In one Zymobacter palmae genomic region, the following are encoded:
- the thiS gene encoding sulfur carrier protein ThiS codes for MTTTITLNGEPRTLPQNPLTLAELLLQLDATAPGYAVALNGKVVPRQHWEQQTVSGGDALLLIQPIAGG; via the coding sequence ATGACCACCACCATCACGCTCAACGGCGAACCTCGCACGCTGCCTCAAAACCCTCTGACACTGGCAGAGCTGCTCCTCCAGCTTGACGCTACCGCCCCCGGCTATGCCGTCGCACTCAACGGCAAGGTTGTGCCCCGCCAGCACTGGGAACAGCAGACCGTCAGCGGCGGTGATGCCCTGCTGCTGATCCAGCCCATCGCCGGAGGCTAA
- a CDS encoding thiazole synthase, with amino-acid sequence MLTIADCTFSSRLLMGTGKFATPALMLAALEASGAGMVTLAMKRVTATANEGDVYAPLKASGIPLLPNTSGARTADEAVLAAQLAREAMNTPWIKLEIHPDQRWLLPDPIETLKAAEQLVKEGFVVMPYCSADPVLCKRLEDVGCAAVMPLGAPIGSNQGLSTRDMLRIIIEQAQVPVVVDAGIGRPSQAVEALEMGADAVLVNTAIASAADPVQMAHAFRLAVEAGELARSSRPGAVTWQAQASSPLTSFLDTLN; translated from the coding sequence ATGCTAACCATTGCCGACTGCACGTTTTCTTCCCGCCTACTGATGGGTACGGGTAAATTCGCCACCCCAGCGCTGATGCTGGCCGCGCTGGAAGCCTCCGGCGCTGGGATGGTGACCCTTGCAATGAAGCGAGTGACCGCTACCGCCAACGAAGGCGATGTCTATGCGCCACTTAAGGCCAGCGGCATCCCGCTGCTGCCCAATACATCCGGCGCACGCACCGCCGATGAAGCCGTACTGGCCGCCCAGCTTGCACGCGAAGCGATGAACACACCGTGGATCAAACTGGAGATCCACCCCGATCAACGCTGGCTGCTACCCGACCCCATCGAAACGCTCAAGGCCGCCGAACAGCTGGTCAAGGAAGGCTTTGTCGTCATGCCTTACTGCAGTGCCGATCCGGTGCTATGCAAGCGACTGGAGGACGTCGGCTGCGCCGCAGTCATGCCGTTGGGTGCGCCGATCGGCTCCAATCAGGGGCTGTCTACGCGTGATATGCTGCGCATCATTATTGAGCAAGCACAGGTACCCGTCGTCGTCGACGCGGGTATCGGCCGCCCCAGCCAAGCGGTGGAAGCATTGGAAATGGGCGCCGATGCCGTACTGGTAAATACCGCCATCGCCTCGGCCGCCGATCCCGTGCAGATGGCCCACGCTTTCCGCCTCGCTGTCGAAGCAGGCGAACTGGCACGCTCTAGCCGCCCTGGCGCGGTCACATGGCAGGCACAGGCCTCCAGCCCGCTGACCTCTTTTCTCGACACGCTGAACTGA
- the thiH gene encoding 2-iminoacetate synthase ThiH, with the protein MSRSFFGELHQLDWQDITLRINAMTAADVQRALTTPSPDAHDLMALISPAADGFLEQMAQRAQALSRQRFGSTIGMYVPLYLSNMCANNCSYCGFSSHNRITRKILSGEEIERECEAIKALGFDQVVIVTGEHPKKVGMAYFREHLPRIRRHFSHLMMEVQPMRIEDYTELRTLGVDTVLVYQETYHPALYDQHHLSGFKTDFQWRLETPDRLGLAGMSKIGLGALLGLSADWRTDCFMMTEHLRYLRERYWQSRFSISFPRLRPCEGGITPAALVTERHLVQLICAYRIAFPDVELSLSTRESARFRDHVAPLGITSISAFSQTQPGGYANTHDHHLEQFTPDDHRTPEQVAEALRQSGLQPVWKDWDAGFGRQAPSIRSSSDSSDTLSEHPHPVRHTRPATHEEQQA; encoded by the coding sequence ATGAGCCGTTCATTTTTCGGTGAGCTGCACCAGCTCGACTGGCAGGACATCACCCTGCGCATCAATGCCATGACGGCAGCCGACGTTCAGCGTGCCCTGACCACCCCATCCCCGGACGCCCATGATCTGATGGCGCTGATCTCACCCGCCGCTGATGGGTTTCTCGAACAGATGGCCCAGCGTGCGCAGGCCCTTAGCCGCCAGCGCTTCGGCAGCACCATTGGCATGTACGTGCCGCTGTACCTGTCAAACATGTGCGCCAACAACTGCAGCTACTGCGGTTTCTCTTCGCACAACAGGATCACCCGCAAAATTCTGAGCGGAGAAGAGATTGAGCGGGAATGCGAGGCGATCAAGGCACTGGGGTTCGATCAGGTCGTAATCGTGACAGGAGAACACCCCAAGAAAGTCGGCATGGCGTACTTCCGCGAGCATCTGCCACGCATTCGCCGCCACTTCAGTCATCTGATGATGGAAGTGCAACCGATGCGAATTGAGGACTACACCGAGCTGCGCACGCTGGGTGTCGATACGGTGCTGGTGTATCAGGAAACCTACCATCCGGCGCTGTACGATCAGCACCACCTCAGCGGCTTCAAGACCGACTTCCAGTGGCGACTGGAAACCCCCGACCGGTTGGGCCTTGCCGGCATGAGCAAGATCGGTCTAGGTGCACTGCTTGGGCTGTCCGCCGATTGGCGCACCGACTGCTTCATGATGACGGAGCACCTACGCTATCTGCGCGAGCGCTATTGGCAGAGCCGCTTCTCGATATCGTTCCCGCGCCTGCGTCCCTGTGAGGGCGGCATCACCCCCGCGGCACTGGTTACTGAACGCCATCTGGTACAGCTCATCTGTGCCTATCGCATCGCATTTCCCGATGTCGAGCTGTCGCTGTCGACCCGCGAATCCGCACGCTTCCGCGACCATGTTGCGCCGCTAGGCATCACCAGCATCAGCGCGTTCTCCCAGACACAACCGGGCGGCTATGCCAATACCCACGATCATCATCTCGAACAGTTCACACCAGACGATCACCGTACCCCCGAGCAGGTCGCCGAGGCCCTGCGCCAGTCAGGGCTACAGCCAGTATGGAAGGATTGGGATGCCGGCTTCGGTCGCCAAGCACCTTCCATACGCTCGTCATCAGACAGCAGCGACACCCTGAGCGAACACCCGCATCCCGTGCGCCACACGCGCCCCGCCACCCACGAGGAGCAGCAGGCATGA
- the thiE gene encoding thiamine phosphate synthase: protein MTVTSTLTRPHLDLSLYLVTISLDERDDDRIVATCQAAVEGGATLIQLRDKHATTEQRSALARRIIDAIGRAVPVLVNDDINAAIAADAEGAHIGQDDLPPTVARQRLGPDRLLGLSVHNDAELDYALAQPAGTLDYIGLGAVYPTQTKEVKVLGIDGLRHLAARAHAHGLPCVAIGGIGGERLSDIATTEADGIAVVSAICAQPDPAAAAKALLTRWKQAH, encoded by the coding sequence ATGACCGTCACCTCAACGCTCACACGCCCCCACCTCGACCTATCCCTCTACCTGGTCACGATCAGCCTTGATGAACGTGATGATGATCGCATCGTTGCCACCTGCCAGGCAGCCGTAGAAGGCGGTGCCACGCTGATCCAGCTGCGCGACAAGCACGCCACTACGGAGCAGCGCAGCGCACTCGCGCGCCGCATCATCGACGCCATTGGGCGTGCCGTACCGGTATTGGTCAACGACGATATCAACGCGGCGATAGCGGCTGATGCCGAAGGCGCACATATCGGTCAGGACGACCTGCCCCCCACCGTTGCCCGCCAGCGCCTCGGCCCCGATCGACTGCTGGGGCTAAGCGTCCACAACGATGCCGAGCTGGACTATGCCCTTGCGCAACCCGCAGGTACGCTGGACTACATCGGGCTTGGTGCGGTCTACCCGACCCAGACCAAGGAAGTGAAGGTGCTAGGGATCGACGGTCTACGTCATCTGGCGGCACGCGCACACGCGCACGGCCTGCCTTGCGTAGCGATTGGCGGCATCGGCGGTGAGCGCCTCAGCGACATCGCCACCACCGAAGCCGACGGCATTGCCGTGGTCAGTGCGATCTGCGCCCAGCCCGACCCCGCTGCTGCCGCGAAAGCCCTGCTGACACGTTGGAAACAGGCGCACTAA
- a CDS encoding lysylphosphatidylglycerol synthase domain-containing protein, with amino-acid sequence MSNLSKLSSRLMKYRHQLGVALIVAIFIGAVYACWSMVRSINLSQLHAALIAVPPQWIVGAVLAAVGSYVMLLGYEWSATRYAGVSVPSRALVMAGVCASAVGNAIGLSMLSGGAVRYRLYFPHGIEPADVARMSAFVSLALGCALPPLAAVAALIHVDAAAQALHLSRSWVIGIGIAVLVGYLLLVGILATRRSAHCPTPFTRQFHLWHWRFRLPNMVLSALQLLITLLDVICASAVLYLLIPGDIPFTTFMMVYLLALATGVLSHIPGGFGVFEMIILSAFKGSVGEAPLLAAILLYRAIYVLLPLVLACLALLCCELVRLRRHRRTS; translated from the coding sequence ATGAGCAATCTGTCGAAGCTGTCGAGCCGTCTGATGAAGTATCGCCACCAGCTGGGGGTAGCCCTGATCGTGGCGATCTTCATCGGCGCGGTGTATGCCTGTTGGTCGATGGTCAGAAGCATTAATCTGAGCCAACTGCATGCGGCGCTGATAGCCGTGCCGCCACAGTGGATTGTGGGGGCCGTGCTGGCAGCGGTCGGCAGCTATGTGATGCTGTTGGGCTATGAATGGTCGGCGACGCGCTATGCTGGCGTCAGCGTGCCGTCGAGAGCGCTGGTCATGGCGGGTGTATGCGCATCAGCAGTGGGCAATGCGATTGGGCTGTCAATGCTGTCGGGCGGCGCGGTGCGTTATCGGCTCTACTTTCCTCACGGCATAGAACCGGCCGACGTGGCGCGTATGTCGGCATTCGTCAGTCTAGCGCTGGGCTGTGCGTTGCCACCACTGGCCGCTGTTGCGGCGCTGATTCACGTCGATGCGGCCGCGCAGGCACTGCACCTGTCACGCAGCTGGGTTATTGGCATAGGCATTGCTGTGCTGGTGGGCTATCTGCTGTTGGTTGGCATTCTGGCCACGCGCCGGTCTGCGCACTGTCCGACGCCGTTCACGCGTCAGTTTCATCTGTGGCACTGGCGGTTTCGCCTGCCCAATATGGTGCTGTCCGCGTTGCAGCTGCTGATTACGCTGCTAGATGTCATCTGTGCGTCGGCTGTGCTGTACCTGCTGATTCCGGGCGATATTCCCTTCACCACGTTCATGATGGTGTATCTGCTGGCGCTGGCGACGGGTGTATTGAGCCATATTCCCGGCGGGTTTGGCGTCTTTGAGATGATCATTCTGTCGGCTTTCAAAGGCTCAGTAGGTGAAGCACCACTGCTGGCGGCCATTCTGCTGTACCGCGCGATCTATGTACTGCTGCCACTGGTGCTGGCCTGTCTGGCACTCTTGTGCTGTGAACTGGTTAGGCTGCGGCGGCATCGCCGCACGTCGTAG
- a CDS encoding hypoxanthine-guanine phosphoribosyltransferase, with product MQDDPIFDSHRHVQDMNALMAQADCLVTQEEVDAALDAMATRMTEVLGDKLPLCFCVMNGGLITTGHLLTRLGFPLEIDYLHATRYRGKTSGGELFWRVSPERPMKGRHVVVIDDILDEGATLAAILEYCREAGAASVSSAVLVDKKHDRKAVPGLKADFCGLEVEDRYVFGFGMDYKGYWRNAPGIFAPKGL from the coding sequence ATGCAAGACGATCCGATTTTTGATTCTCATCGCCACGTGCAGGATATGAATGCGCTGATGGCGCAGGCTGACTGTCTGGTCACGCAAGAAGAAGTGGACGCCGCACTCGACGCCATGGCGACGCGCATGACGGAAGTGCTGGGTGACAAATTGCCGCTGTGCTTCTGCGTCATGAACGGTGGCCTCATCACGACGGGTCACTTGCTGACGCGTCTCGGCTTCCCGCTTGAAATCGATTACCTGCACGCGACGCGCTACCGCGGCAAGACCAGCGGTGGGGAATTGTTCTGGCGCGTTTCCCCCGAGCGGCCGATGAAAGGACGTCATGTGGTCGTCATCGACGATATTCTCGATGAAGGTGCCACGCTGGCGGCTATTCTGGAGTACTGCCGCGAAGCGGGTGCTGCAAGCGTCTCCTCTGCGGTGCTGGTCGACAAGAAACATGATCGCAAGGCCGTGCCGGGTCTGAAGGCCGACTTCTGCGGTCTGGAAGTCGAAGACCGTTACGTGTTCGGCTTCGGCATGGACTACAAGGGCTATTGGCGCAACGCGCCGGGTATTTTCGCGCCCAAAGGGCTATAA
- the lexA gene encoding transcriptional repressor LexA — translation MTKPLTRRQQEVFDFICETLDTLGYPPTRAEIARALGFRSANAAEEHLRALKRKGVIEMIAGASRGIRIIKRDEAAPTDTLAIVGQVAAGSPILATEHVDRYCPLSPDFFSPRADYLLRVKGVSMQDVGILDGDLLAVHKTQDVHNGQIVVARLGDDVTVKRFERQGNHVRLIAENPDFAPIEVDVTRDALEIEGIGVGVIRGDQGLH, via the coding sequence ATGACGAAACCACTCACTCGTCGCCAGCAGGAAGTCTTTGACTTCATCTGCGAGACGCTCGATACGCTGGGATATCCACCTACACGGGCAGAGATTGCGCGAGCGCTGGGGTTCCGCTCTGCCAACGCCGCCGAAGAACATCTGCGCGCCCTGAAACGCAAGGGCGTGATCGAAATGATCGCGGGCGCGTCACGCGGCATCCGCATCATCAAGCGCGACGAAGCGGCACCGACCGATACGCTGGCCATTGTAGGTCAGGTTGCGGCGGGTAGCCCTATTCTCGCCACCGAACACGTCGACCGCTACTGCCCGCTGTCGCCAGACTTCTTCTCGCCACGCGCGGATTATCTGCTGCGCGTCAAAGGGGTGTCGATGCAAGATGTTGGCATTCTGGATGGCGACCTGCTGGCGGTGCACAAGACGCAGGACGTGCACAACGGCCAAATCGTCGTGGCTCGCCTGGGCGATGACGTAACAGTCAAACGCTTCGAGCGTCAGGGCAATCATGTTCGCCTGATCGCAGAGAACCCGGACTTTGCACCGATTGAGGTGGATGTCACCCGCGATGCGCTGGAAATCGAAGGTATCGGGGTCGGCGTCATCCGCGGCGATCAGGGTCTGCACTGA
- a CDS encoding HAD-IIB family hydrolase: MRYAIFDIDGTISQAGQPISSSVAEALLALREHYQVVFASARPVRDMLPLLPDELHDAVMVGCNGGMAWQRGEFMINEKFDADSAASMLGWLDNARAAYVVESHWQYGFSPIAHDFHDYVRSLNVTFPPAERDTVMAQGVNKILILDMALREPLLEYLSAQPFNVVEKLHRFDHCFDLMPGQTDKVNALDRLAIAPEQAIIFGNDLNDQAMLARAAHSVVVGEFQPATPPHQRVAFDEVAQAITALADKVAA; encoded by the coding sequence ATGCGTTACGCTATTTTTGATATCGACGGTACGATCAGTCAGGCGGGGCAACCGATTTCATCTTCCGTCGCCGAGGCGCTGTTGGCGCTGCGCGAACACTATCAGGTGGTTTTCGCTTCCGCACGGCCTGTGCGCGATATGCTGCCGCTGCTGCCAGATGAACTGCATGACGCTGTGATGGTGGGGTGTAATGGTGGGATGGCGTGGCAGCGCGGCGAGTTTATGATCAATGAAAAATTCGACGCCGACAGTGCGGCAAGCATGCTGGGGTGGCTGGATAATGCCCGTGCGGCCTATGTAGTGGAAAGTCACTGGCAGTACGGTTTCTCGCCCATCGCGCATGATTTCCACGACTATGTGCGTTCACTGAACGTCACGTTCCCTCCCGCCGAGCGCGATACAGTGATGGCGCAAGGGGTTAACAAGATCCTGATTCTCGATATGGCGCTGCGGGAACCGCTGTTAGAGTACCTGAGTGCTCAGCCCTTCAATGTCGTCGAAAAGCTCCACCGTTTCGATCACTGCTTCGATCTGATGCCCGGTCAGACCGATAAGGTGAATGCGCTGGATCGGCTGGCGATTGCACCCGAGCAGGCGATTATCTTCGGCAATGACCTTAACGATCAGGCCATGCTGGCCCGCGCAGCACACTCGGTCGTTGTGGGTGAATTCCAGCCGGCCACACCACCTCATCAGCGTGTCGCGTTCGACGAGGTAGCACAGGCCATCACCGCGCTGGCTGACAAGGTCGCGGCTTGA
- a CDS encoding DMT family transporter: MQGWLFLVVAVVAEVIATSALKASNGFSRLWPSVLVVVGYGCAFYFLSLTLRYLPLGIAYAVWAGLGVVLTTLIGWALFQQKLDAAALIGIVLILAGVMVMNTFSSVQAH; this comes from the coding sequence ATGCAAGGGTGGCTGTTTCTAGTGGTTGCCGTAGTGGCGGAAGTGATTGCAACGTCTGCGCTTAAGGCCAGCAACGGTTTTTCGCGTTTGTGGCCTTCAGTGCTGGTGGTCGTGGGGTACGGTTGCGCCTTCTATTTCTTGTCGTTGACGCTTCGGTATTTGCCGCTGGGTATTGCCTACGCCGTCTGGGCGGGATTGGGGGTAGTGCTGACCACGCTGATTGGTTGGGCACTTTTCCAGCAGAAGCTGGATGCCGCAGCGCTGATCGGTATAGTACTTATTCTGGCAGGGGTGATGGTCATGAATACGTTCTCTTCCGTTCAAGCGCACTGA
- a CDS encoding DUF6586 family protein encodes MDIDPSRRTQRLMYDAELLASHALSLDGALQQACESGALVLAEQSLAALVAELAAPQSLDAGPWQQMLNALPDTLQERRLLERALLTANGELYALYLRLEQRRTGHIPATVGLIATTLSVGERVAQLKDQLVALRVLANGLRESSRFC; translated from the coding sequence ATGGATATTGATCCGTCACGCCGCACCCAGCGCTTGATGTATGATGCTGAGCTGTTGGCATCGCACGCCCTGTCGCTGGACGGGGCGCTGCAGCAGGCCTGTGAATCCGGAGCGCTGGTATTGGCCGAGCAGAGCCTAGCAGCGCTGGTGGCCGAACTGGCGGCGCCCCAATCGCTCGACGCTGGGCCGTGGCAGCAGATGCTAAACGCGCTGCCCGACACACTTCAGGAACGACGTCTGCTGGAGCGTGCATTGCTGACGGCGAACGGTGAGTTGTATGCGCTGTATCTTCGCTTAGAACAGCGGCGTACGGGGCACATCCCGGCAACGGTAGGGTTAATCGCCACCACGCTGTCTGTGGGTGAACGTGTAGCGCAGCTCAAAGATCAGTTAGTCGCATTGCGTGTGCTGGCCAATGGGTTGCGGGAGTCATCGCGCTTCTGCTGA
- the topA gene encoding type I DNA topoisomerase, which translates to MGKSLVIVESPAKAKTINKYLGDEFIVKSSVGHIRDLPTGGNDRRTTTPAERSQQAALTRKMSPEQKAEYKLRKQHEQLIRRMGVDPDHDWEAHYEILPGKEKVVDELKRLARKADAIYLATDLDREGEAIAWHLRETIGGDEGRFRRVVFNEITKNAIQQAFQSPGELQMPRVRAQQARRFLDRVVGFMLSPLLWGKVARGLSAGRVQSVAVRLIVEREREIRAFVPEEFWDVMARLRYGKDDVLNFELVRQNGEPFRPVSEEETLSRIAGLYDATLAITKREDRPTSSKPGAPFITSTLQQAASGRLGFSVKKTMMLAQRLYEAGYITYMRTDSTNLSQDAVEQVRDHIAAEYGDAYLPDAPVRYSSKQGAQEAHEAIRPTDVKRATSQLSGMERDAERLYELIWRQFVACQMVPARYLSTALTVDADGYTLRTRGRVLKFDGYTRVLPPSSRSAEDQQLPDIQEGTALTLDGLDPEQHFTKPTARYTEASLVKELEKRSIGRPSTYASIISTIQDRGYVRLENRRFYAEKLGEIVTDRLVESFQDLLDYSFTARMEGSLDGVAEGQRDWLQLLNTFYGDFKAELDKASGDDGMRPNQPVDTDIKCPDCGRHMQIRTASTGVFLGCSGYNLPPKERCKKTIDLLPGEEAVAADAGDEAETDALRAMHRCPICGTAMDSYLVDEHRKLHVCGNSPDCAGYEIEHGSFRIKGYEGPTLECDKCGSEMQLRAGRFGKYFACTNDDCKNTRKLLKSGEAAPPKMDPIPMPELACQKVEDHYVLRDGASGLFLAASQFPRKRETRAPLVLELQPHRETLPEKYHFLLDAPVADPDGRPAQIRFSRKSKEQYVMTEDNGKATGWRASFVDGRWVVEDKRKPAKSAK; encoded by the coding sequence ATGGGTAAGTCACTGGTGATCGTGGAATCGCCGGCCAAGGCCAAGACCATCAATAAGTATCTGGGCGACGAGTTCATCGTGAAGTCCAGTGTAGGTCATATCCGTGACCTGCCGACGGGTGGCAATGATCGGCGTACGACGACGCCGGCAGAGCGCAGCCAGCAGGCTGCGCTGACGCGCAAAATGTCGCCTGAACAGAAGGCCGAATACAAGCTGCGCAAACAGCACGAGCAGTTGATTCGTCGCATGGGCGTCGATCCTGATCATGATTGGGAAGCGCACTACGAAATTCTGCCGGGCAAGGAAAAAGTCGTCGACGAACTGAAACGTCTGGCCCGCAAGGCCGACGCTATCTATCTCGCAACCGACCTTGACCGCGAGGGGGAAGCCATTGCTTGGCACCTTCGCGAGACCATCGGTGGTGATGAAGGCCGTTTCCGGCGTGTGGTGTTCAACGAGATCACTAAGAACGCGATCCAGCAGGCCTTCCAGTCGCCGGGCGAGTTGCAGATGCCACGCGTCCGCGCCCAGCAGGCACGGCGTTTCCTCGACCGCGTGGTGGGCTTCATGTTGTCGCCGCTGCTGTGGGGTAAGGTGGCCCGCGGATTGTCAGCCGGCCGCGTGCAGTCGGTGGCGGTGCGTCTGATCGTTGAGCGAGAACGTGAGATCCGTGCCTTCGTTCCTGAGGAATTCTGGGACGTCATGGCGCGTCTGCGCTATGGCAAGGACGACGTACTGAACTTCGAGCTCGTGCGCCAAAACGGTGAGCCGTTCCGTCCTGTTAGCGAAGAAGAGACACTGTCGCGCATCGCGGGGCTGTACGATGCGACTCTGGCGATCACCAAGCGTGAAGACCGCCCGACGTCCAGCAAGCCCGGCGCTCCCTTTATTACGTCGACGTTGCAGCAGGCGGCAAGTGGTCGCTTAGGCTTTTCGGTCAAGAAGACCATGATGCTGGCTCAGCGCTTGTATGAAGCGGGCTATATCACGTATATGCGTACCGACTCCACCAACCTGTCACAGGATGCCGTGGAGCAGGTGCGTGATCATATCGCTGCTGAATATGGCGATGCGTACCTTCCCGACGCTCCCGTGCGCTATTCCAGCAAGCAGGGCGCACAGGAAGCGCACGAGGCGATCCGCCCGACCGACGTGAAGCGTGCGACCTCGCAGCTGAGCGGCATGGAACGTGACGCGGAACGCCTCTACGAGTTGATCTGGCGCCAGTTCGTGGCCTGCCAGATGGTGCCTGCGCGCTATCTGTCGACGGCGCTGACCGTAGATGCCGATGGCTACACACTGCGTACGCGCGGCCGCGTACTGAAGTTCGACGGTTATACGCGCGTGCTGCCGCCGAGCAGCCGCAGTGCGGAAGATCAACAGTTACCGGACATCCAAGAAGGCACGGCGCTGACGCTGGATGGTCTCGACCCTGAGCAGCACTTCACCAAGCCGACGGCGCGCTACACCGAGGCCAGCTTGGTCAAGGAGCTGGAAAAACGCAGCATCGGTCGCCCATCCACTTATGCGTCGATCATCTCGACCATTCAGGATCGCGGCTACGTGCGGCTGGAGAACCGTCGTTTCTACGCCGAGAAGCTGGGCGAAATCGTGACCGACCGCTTGGTCGAGTCTTTCCAGGATCTGCTTGATTACAGCTTTACCGCGCGTATGGAAGGCAGCCTAGACGGTGTCGCCGAAGGCCAGCGCGACTGGCTGCAGTTGCTCAATACGTTCTATGGCGATTTTAAGGCCGAGCTCGACAAGGCCAGCGGCGATGACGGTATGCGCCCCAATCAGCCGGTCGATACCGATATCAAATGCCCGGACTGCGGTCGTCATATGCAGATCCGTACGGCATCGACAGGGGTCTTCCTTGGCTGCTCCGGTTATAACCTGCCGCCCAAGGAACGTTGCAAAAAGACCATTGACCTGCTGCCAGGTGAAGAAGCCGTAGCGGCGGATGCCGGTGATGAAGCCGAAACGGATGCACTGCGCGCCATGCACCGTTGCCCTATTTGTGGCACGGCGATGGACAGCTATCTGGTCGACGAACACCGCAAACTGCACGTCTGCGGTAACAGTCCTGATTGTGCCGGGTATGAAATCGAACACGGCAGCTTCCGCATCAAAGGTTATGAAGGTCCGACGCTTGAATGCGATAAGTGCGGATCGGAAATGCAGCTGCGTGCTGGGCGTTTCGGCAAGTATTTTGCCTGCACCAACGATGACTGCAAGAACACGCGCAAGCTGCTGAAGAGCGGTGAAGCGGCACCGCCGAAGATGGATCCGATTCCGATGCCGGAACTGGCCTGTCAGAAGGTGGAGGATCACTATGTCCTGCGTGATGGGGCCAGTGGCCTGTTCCTCGCCGCGAGCCAGTTTCCTCGCAAGCGTGAAACGCGGGCACCGTTGGTGCTGGAACTGCAGCCGCATCGCGAAACGCTGCCTGAAAAATACCACTTCCTGCTGGATGCGCCTGTGGCCGATCCGGACGGTCGTCCCGCACAGATCCGCTTCTCGCGTAAGAGCAAGGAGCAGTACGTGATGACTGAAGACAACGGTAAGGCTACCGGCTGGCGCGCCTCTTTCGTCGACGGGCGGTGGGTTGTAGAAGATAAGCGTAAGCCGGCTAAGAGTGCGAAGTGA